The following coding sequences are from one Rathayibacter sp. SW19 window:
- a CDS encoding YbaK/EbsC family protein — MAVSNHEHPSVTRVEAVLREHGATGQVRWFEEATPTAASAAAELGVEVGAIANSLVFTLDGEPILVMTSGGHRVDTAWLGDQLGGKLGRASAELVREATGQVIGGVAPTGHPAPLRTLVDTALGDYPVVWAAAGHPHTVFPTSYDELLRITGGTPVTVVPAQ; from the coding sequence ATGGCAGTCAGTAACCATGAGCATCCGTCCGTCACGCGTGTCGAAGCCGTTTTGCGAGAACATGGAGCCACCGGGCAGGTGCGTTGGTTCGAGGAGGCGACGCCGACTGCTGCATCCGCTGCGGCGGAGCTGGGTGTGGAGGTCGGTGCGATCGCCAATTCACTCGTGTTCACGCTCGACGGCGAGCCGATCCTGGTGATGACCTCGGGTGGGCACCGTGTCGACACCGCCTGGCTCGGTGACCAGCTCGGCGGAAAGCTGGGGCGGGCATCCGCTGAGCTCGTGCGCGAAGCGACCGGCCAGGTGATCGGCGGGGTCGCGCCGACTGGGCATCCGGCACCGTTGCGTACCCTGGTGGACACCGCGCTCGGCGACTACCCGGTTGTGTGGGCTGCGGCGGGGCATCCGCACACCGTGTTCCCGACGTCCTACGACGAGTTGCTGCGCATCACGGGTGGCACGCCGGTGACTGTGGTGCCTGCGCAGTAG
- a CDS encoding gamma carbonic anhydrase family protein produces the protein MAAHPDARVIILPNHVAPQVAETAWAAPGAVIVGMVTLSDRASVWYNAVLRADNEPISIGEGSNLQDNVSCHVDTGAPLTVGRGVSVGHNAVLHGCTIEDNVLVGMHATVMNGAVVGHDSLIAAGALVTEGAVIPPRSLVAGVPGKVRRELSDDEVAGIRHNAQVYLQHARLHASA, from the coding sequence ATGGCAGCACATCCGGACGCCCGTGTGATCATCCTCCCCAACCACGTTGCTCCGCAGGTCGCCGAAACGGCGTGGGCTGCACCGGGTGCCGTGATCGTCGGCATGGTCACACTGAGCGATCGCGCCAGCGTCTGGTACAACGCCGTGCTCCGCGCCGACAACGAACCGATCTCGATCGGCGAGGGCTCGAACCTGCAGGACAACGTCTCATGCCACGTCGACACCGGCGCGCCGCTGACGGTTGGCCGCGGTGTCTCTGTCGGTCACAATGCGGTGCTGCACGGTTGCACGATCGAGGACAACGTGCTGGTCGGCATGCACGCTACCGTGATGAACGGCGCCGTCGTCGGCCACGATTCCCTGATCGCCGCGGGCGCACTCGTCACAGAGGGCGCGGTGATTCCGCCGCGCTCTCTCGTCGCCGGCGTGCCCGGCAAAGTACGTCGCGAGCTGAGCGACGACGAGGTCGCGGGGATCCGTCACAATGCCCAGGTGTACCTGCAGCACGCGCGGCTGCACGCCTCCGCGTAG
- a CDS encoding GIY-YIG nuclease family protein has translation MPHVYILRCADGSYYVGSTIDLERRLAEHSSGMGAVYTRKRLPVELVFAEEFNRIDEAFEREKQVQGWCRAKREALIWGEYGELPKLSVRGARPPAG, from the coding sequence ATGCCCCACGTGTACATTCTGCGTTGCGCCGACGGCAGCTACTACGTCGGCAGCACGATCGACCTTGAGCGTCGACTGGCCGAGCACAGCTCCGGCATGGGCGCGGTCTACACTCGCAAGCGACTGCCCGTTGAACTCGTGTTCGCCGAGGAATTCAACCGAATCGATGAAGCGTTCGAACGCGAAAAACAAGTGCAGGGATGGTGTCGTGCCAAGCGGGAAGCGCTCATTTGGGGCGAATACGGCGAGCTGCCGAAGTTGAGCGTGCGAGGTGCTCGTCCGCCCGCTGGTTGA